One window from the genome of Pseudoalteromonas sp. '520P1 No. 423' encodes:
- the fghA gene encoding S-formylglutathione hydrolase: MSLNNISSNKIFGGWNKQYTHASTSLNCEMRFAIYLPPQIAQGKKVPVLYWLSGLTCTDENFMHKAGAQRIAAELGMAIVAPDTSPRGEDVADDDGYDFGQGAGFYVNATQAPWNRHYHMYDYVVNELPKLIEAHFPVTQQRAISGHSMGGHGALTVALKNPENFSSVSAFSPIVNPINCPWGQKAFTGYLGKDKKTWQEYDATILMQKSETKLNKLPMLVDQGSEDNFLVEQLKPEALTEAASKVDYPLELRMQPGFDHSYFFIASFIEDHLRFHAKHFA, translated from the coding sequence ATGTCTTTAAATAATATCAGTTCCAATAAAATCTTTGGTGGTTGGAATAAGCAATATACTCATGCTTCTACTAGTTTAAACTGTGAAATGCGTTTTGCTATTTATTTACCGCCACAAATAGCGCAAGGTAAAAAAGTACCCGTTTTATACTGGTTATCAGGTTTAACCTGTACTGACGAAAACTTCATGCATAAAGCAGGTGCACAACGCATAGCTGCCGAGCTAGGTATGGCGATTGTCGCGCCAGATACTAGCCCTAGAGGCGAAGATGTTGCAGACGATGATGGTTATGATTTTGGACAAGGTGCTGGTTTTTATGTAAACGCCACGCAAGCGCCGTGGAATCGTCATTATCATATGTATGATTATGTTGTGAATGAGCTACCTAAATTAATAGAAGCACATTTTCCAGTAACACAACAACGTGCGATAAGCGGTCATTCTATGGGTGGCCACGGTGCATTAACGGTTGCTTTAAAAAATCCTGAAAACTTTAGCTCTGTTTCAGCATTTAGCCCAATCGTTAATCCAATTAACTGTCCTTGGGGTCAAAAAGCATTTACAGGTTATTTAGGTAAAGATAAAAAAACTTGGCAAGAATACGATGCCACTATTTTAATGCAAAAATCTGAAACTAAGCTGAATAAATTACCTATGCTGGTGGATCAAGGTTCAGAAGATAACTTTTTAGTCGAGCAATTAAAACCTGAAGCATTAACTGAAGCTGCAAGCAAAGTTGATTACCCGCTAGAGTTAAGAATGCAGCCTGGCTTTGATCATAGCTACTTTTTTATCGCCAGCTTTATTGAAGATCACTTACGTTTTCATGCTAAGCATTTTGCTTAG
- a CDS encoding membrane protein: MGEAIENNTRTMGAAKIVYILYLVGSLIGITCLIGAIMAYINKNEASDWLKSHYQYQIRTFWIGALYLLMGTLLSGNVIGWFIICYFIVWLVARSIKGMQYIDRETAHPNPTNWFF, from the coding sequence ATGGGCGAAGCAATAGAAAATAATACAAGAACTATGGGTGCTGCTAAAATTGTTTATATTTTATATCTAGTTGGCAGCCTAATTGGCATAACATGCCTGATTGGAGCCATAATGGCTTATATTAACAAAAATGAAGCCTCTGATTGGTTAAAGTCACATTATCAATATCAAATTAGAACATTTTGGATAGGTGCGCTCTACTTGCTTATGGGTACACTACTCTCAGGAAATGTAATTGGCTGGTTTATTATTTGTTACTTTATAGTTTGGCTTGTTGCCCGCTCAATAAAAGGCATGCAATATATTGACAGAGAAACAGCACACCCAAATCCAACCAACTGGTTTTTCTAA
- a CDS encoding LytTR family DNA-binding domain-containing protein encodes MLVGIIEDEPLAVKRLITLLKEIKQDIEIDFVIDSISSVVETINKGTKIDLLFSDIELLDGSVFIALEQVEVPCPIIFTTAYDQFLMEAFSCNSIGYLLKPFDKESLIGALNKYHQLKSNFSILNQDILNQLQSTLATNAQQNFKSRFTIKRHSGIELLKVENIAYFRIELSGLQAFDQLSKSYPLSDANLTTVEGQLNPSNFFRLNRHEMVSIDAIEKITPLGKDRLEVSVIGRKQPLTCSAQRAPIFKQWLEQ; translated from the coding sequence ATGTTAGTAGGTATTATTGAAGATGAACCATTGGCGGTAAAACGCCTAATCACTTTATTAAAAGAAATAAAACAGGACATTGAAATTGATTTTGTTATCGACTCAATCAGCTCGGTTGTCGAAACAATTAACAAAGGCACAAAAATCGACCTGCTATTTTCTGACATAGAGCTGCTCGATGGCTCGGTATTTATTGCGCTTGAACAAGTTGAAGTTCCCTGCCCGATTATTTTCACTACAGCTTACGATCAATTTTTAATGGAAGCATTTAGCTGCAACAGCATTGGCTATTTGTTAAAGCCCTTTGACAAAGAATCTTTGATAGGTGCATTAAACAAGTATCATCAGCTGAAAAGCAACTTCTCCATACTTAATCAAGACATTTTAAATCAGTTGCAATCAACACTTGCAACCAACGCTCAACAAAATTTCAAATCGCGTTTCACAATAAAACGCCATTCAGGTATTGAACTATTGAAAGTTGAAAATATTGCTTATTTCAGAATTGAGCTATCAGGCTTACAAGCTTTTGATCAGCTAAGCAAATCATACCCATTATCTGACGCCAACTTAACCACCGTTGAAGGTCAGTTAAACCCGAGCAATTTTTTTCGCCTTAACCGTCACGAAATGGTATCAATTGATGCAATCGAAAAGATCACACCGCTAGGTAAAGATCGTTTGGAGGTTTCGGTAATAGGTCGTAAGCAGCCATTAACTTGCAGCGCCCAACGAGCACCAATATTTAAACAATGGCTTGAGCAATAA
- a CDS encoding sensor histidine kinase yields the protein MLNTLNHTKKKAVVLIFGLASILYTILSVSQLFGETSFYSPIEHLLFILYGLSSYFSCAWITRTIIYDDRQLNLSAIIQVIFISGIINAVVTTGIFLLTRLTLFIYLDKSGWYPSTAGIVTNIGYTFFIIHLIIAALYLSYLSLQVSHRSAIRQLAAEKENANAQFKLLQQQITPHFLFNSLNVLASLIPIDAKLAEQYVTKFSNLYRFVLNHKDEELISLADELQFITQYCEVMNIRFENAYKLVIDQAQESISETMIAPGAIQTCVENAIKHNIASTREPLTISVTFGNDMVHIENPLRQKLNAPASTKTGLENLVKRYQSLSDSPVTILKTSELFRVSIPALILTKNSGQ from the coding sequence ATGTTAAATACACTGAATCATACGAAAAAAAAAGCCGTTGTGTTGATCTTTGGCTTGGCAAGCATACTCTACACTATACTTAGCGTTAGCCAGCTTTTCGGTGAAACGAGCTTTTACAGCCCTATCGAGCATTTGTTATTTATTTTATACGGATTAAGTAGTTACTTTTCATGTGCGTGGATTACCCGGACTATCATTTACGATGATCGCCAACTCAACTTGAGTGCGATTATACAGGTGATATTTATTTCAGGCATTATCAATGCAGTGGTTACTACTGGCATTTTTTTGCTCACCCGCTTAACACTTTTTATATACTTGGATAAATCAGGTTGGTATCCATCAACTGCTGGCATAGTAACCAATATTGGCTACACTTTCTTTATTATCCACTTAATTATTGCCGCATTGTATTTGTCTTATCTGAGCTTACAGGTAAGCCATCGCTCCGCAATACGGCAACTCGCTGCCGAAAAAGAAAATGCAAACGCTCAATTTAAGCTATTGCAGCAGCAAATAACCCCGCACTTTTTATTTAATAGTCTAAATGTACTGGCGAGCTTAATCCCTATTGACGCCAAACTAGCAGAGCAATATGTCACTAAGTTCTCTAACCTCTATCGGTTTGTTCTCAATCACAAAGATGAAGAACTAATAAGCCTAGCCGATGAACTACAATTCATTACCCAATATTGCGAAGTCATGAATATTCGATTTGAAAATGCATACAAGCTGGTTATTGATCAGGCGCAAGAATCTATATCAGAAACCATGATTGCCCCCGGTGCAATACAAACTTGTGTAGAAAACGCAATTAAACATAATATTGCTTCAACGAGAGAACCGCTAACTATCTCTGTAACTTTTGGCAATGATATGGTTCACATAGAAAACCCGTTGAGGCAAAAACTCAATGCGCCCGCATCAACCAAGACAGGATTAGAAAACCTTGTAAAACGCTACCAAAGCTTAAGCGATTCACCTGTTACCATTTTAAAAACAAGTGAGCTGTTTAGGGTGTCAATACCTGCATTAATTTTAACCAAAAATTCCGGCCAGTGA
- a CDS encoding prepilin-type N-terminal cleavage/methylation domain-containing protein has protein sequence MNQRGFTLIEMMISLVVSGFILAGVMFTKARSL, from the coding sequence ATGAATCAGCGCGGCTTTACGCTTATTGAAATGATGATTTCACTGGTTGTCAGTGGTTTTATATTAGCGGGTGTGATGTTCACCAAGGCAAGATCATTATAA
- the glmU gene encoding bifunctional UDP-N-acetylglucosamine diphosphorylase/glucosamine-1-phosphate N-acetyltransferase GlmU, which yields MSLTTVILAAGKGTRMRSALPKVLHPIAGKPMVQHVIDKAQALGATKTNLVYGHGGELLQDAIKTSDLNWVLQDEQLGTGHAVAVAKEFISDEDTVLILYGDVPLTKQETLEKLLTALPERGLAVLTVDLVNPMGYGRMIRENGKLVGIVEQKDASAEQLKITEVNTGIMAVNGGLLKSWLGRLSNKNAQGEYYLTDIVAMAKEDGIEITSAQPEHPMEVEGANNRVQLAGLERAYQAWLAEELMLNGASLADPSRIDVRGEITTGQDVVIDINVVFEGKVTLGNNVQIGPNCVLKNCEIGDGAVIKANTLIEDATVGAACTLGPFARLRPGAVMETNSHIGNFVEMKKSVLGEGSKANHFSYLGDAQIGKKVNVGAGTITCNYDGVNKSKTIIKDGAFIGSNSSLVAPVEIGNLATVGAGSVVTGTVGDNQLAIARGKQRNLDGWKRPVKK from the coding sequence ATGTCTCTGACTACTGTTATTTTAGCTGCGGGTAAAGGCACGCGTATGCGTTCAGCTTTACCTAAAGTACTTCACCCTATTGCTGGTAAACCTATGGTTCAGCATGTTATTGATAAAGCCCAAGCACTTGGCGCTACAAAAACTAATTTAGTTTATGGCCATGGCGGTGAATTATTGCAAGATGCTATCAAAACATCAGATCTAAATTGGGTATTACAAGATGAGCAATTAGGAACTGGCCATGCAGTTGCAGTAGCTAAAGAATTCATTTCAGATGAAGATACCGTTCTTATCTTATATGGTGATGTGCCTTTAACTAAGCAAGAAACACTTGAAAAACTATTAACTGCTTTACCTGAGCGTGGATTAGCTGTTTTGACCGTGGATTTAGTCAACCCTATGGGTTACGGTCGCATGATACGTGAAAATGGTAAATTAGTTGGTATCGTTGAGCAAAAAGACGCATCAGCAGAGCAGCTTAAAATTACAGAAGTTAATACTGGTATTATGGCGGTTAACGGTGGTTTATTAAAATCTTGGTTAGGCCGTTTATCTAATAAAAATGCACAAGGCGAATACTATCTAACAGATATCGTTGCTATGGCTAAAGAAGATGGCATCGAAATTACATCTGCTCAGCCTGAACATCCAATGGAAGTAGAAGGAGCTAATAACCGCGTACAATTAGCTGGTTTAGAGCGCGCTTATCAAGCTTGGTTAGCTGAAGAGTTAATGCTAAATGGCGCAAGTTTAGCTGATCCTTCACGTATTGATGTACGTGGAGAGATCACAACAGGCCAAGATGTTGTGATTGATATCAACGTGGTTTTTGAAGGTAAAGTCACTTTAGGTAACAATGTTCAAATTGGCCCTAATTGTGTACTTAAAAACTGTGAAATCGGTGATGGTGCAGTAATTAAAGCAAATACATTAATTGAAGATGCAACTGTAGGCGCTGCATGTACTTTAGGTCCATTTGCAAGATTACGTCCAGGAGCTGTGATGGAAACAAACTCTCACATTGGCAACTTTGTTGAGATGAAAAAGTCTGTTTTAGGCGAAGGCTCAAAAGCCAATCACTTTAGCTATTTAGGCGACGCCCAAATCGGTAAAAAAGTGAATGTGGGTGCAGGTACCATCACTTGTAACTACGACGGCGTAAATAAATCTAAAACAATTATTAAAGATGGGGCATTTATAGGCTCTAACTCATCTTTAGTGGCGCCAGTTGAAATTGGTAACTTAGCCACTGTGGGTGCTGGTTCAGTTGTCACAGGTACAGTTGGCGATAATCAATTAGCAATCGCGCGTGGTAAGCAACGTAATTTAGATGGCTGGAAACGTCCAGTTAAAAAGTAA
- a CDS encoding F0F1 ATP synthase subunit epsilon encodes MAMTVHLDVVSAEDIIFSGLVETIQVTGSEGELGILPGHAPLLTALKPGMVRLVKQHGHEEVIYIAGGTLEVQPSSVTVLADVATRAEDLDEKTALDAKRKAEEHLASSAATDMSYAEAAAELSQAIAQLKVLQMRK; translated from the coding sequence ATGGCTATGACTGTACATTTGGACGTTGTTAGCGCAGAAGATATTATTTTTTCTGGTCTAGTTGAAACTATCCAAGTAACAGGTAGTGAAGGTGAGCTAGGGATACTTCCTGGTCATGCTCCATTACTTACAGCCCTTAAACCTGGAATGGTACGTCTAGTTAAGCAACATGGTCACGAAGAAGTGATTTATATTGCCGGCGGTACACTTGAAGTTCAACCTTCAAGTGTGACTGTACTAGCTGACGTAGCAACAAGAGCTGAAGACTTAGATGAGAAAACAGCCCTTGATGCAAAACGCAAAGCTGAAGAGCATTTAGCTAGCTCAGCAGCAACAGATATGAGTTATGCAGAAGCTGCGGCAGAATTGTCACAAGCAATCGCACAACTTAAAGTATTGCAAATGCGTAAATAA
- the atpD gene encoding F0F1 ATP synthase subunit beta — protein MSLGKVVQIIGAVVDIEYSQDNVPAVYDALRISNGDLVGLTLEVQQQLGGGLVRAIALGTTDGLRRGTEVENTGKGIQVPVGKATLGRIMNVLGEPIDEAGPIGEEERMAIHRAAPSYEEQSSSVELLETGIKVIDLVCPFAKGGKVGLFGGAGVGKTVNMMELIRNIAIEHSGFSVFAGVGERTREGNDFYHEMNESNVLDKVSLVYGQMNEPPGNRLRVALTGLTMAEKFRDEGRDVLFFVDNIYRYTLAGTEVSALLGRMPSAVGYQPTLAEEMGVLQERIASTKTGSITSIQAVYVPADDLTDPSPATTFAHLDATVVLSRDIASLGIYPAVDPLDSSSRQLDPLVIGQEHYDAARGVQTVLQRYKELKDIIAILGMDELSDEDKNTVMRARKIEKFLSQPFFVAEVFTGASGKYVSLKDTIAGFNGILNGEFDDLPEQAFYMVGSIEEAIEKAKNM, from the coding sequence ATGAGTTTAGGTAAGGTCGTCCAAATAATTGGTGCTGTTGTGGATATCGAATATTCACAAGATAACGTACCAGCAGTTTATGACGCACTAAGAATTAGCAACGGCGATTTAGTTGGTTTGACTCTAGAAGTTCAACAACAGTTAGGTGGCGGTTTAGTTCGTGCAATTGCATTAGGTACTACAGATGGTTTACGCCGTGGTACTGAAGTAGAAAATACAGGTAAAGGCATTCAAGTTCCAGTTGGTAAAGCAACACTAGGTCGTATCATGAACGTTCTAGGTGAGCCAATTGATGAAGCTGGTCCTATCGGCGAAGAAGAGCGTATGGCTATACACCGCGCTGCTCCAAGCTATGAAGAGCAATCAAGCTCAGTTGAACTTTTAGAAACTGGTATCAAGGTAATTGACCTTGTATGTCCATTTGCTAAAGGTGGTAAAGTTGGTCTGTTCGGTGGTGCCGGTGTTGGTAAAACTGTAAACATGATGGAACTTATCCGTAACATCGCTATCGAGCACAGTGGTTTCTCTGTATTCGCTGGTGTTGGTGAGCGTACTCGTGAAGGTAACGATTTCTATCACGAAATGAACGAATCTAACGTACTTGATAAAGTATCGCTAGTTTACGGTCAAATGAATGAGCCACCAGGAAACCGTTTACGTGTAGCACTAACGGGTCTTACTATGGCTGAGAAGTTCCGTGACGAAGGTCGTGACGTTCTTTTCTTCGTAGATAACATTTACCGTTACACACTAGCGGGTACTGAAGTATCAGCACTACTAGGTCGTATGCCATCAGCGGTAGGTTACCAGCCTACACTAGCTGAAGAAATGGGTGTTTTACAGGAGCGTATCGCTTCTACTAAAACTGGTTCAATCACTTCAATCCAAGCGGTATACGTACCTGCGGATGATTTAACTGATCCATCTCCAGCAACGACGTTTGCTCACTTAGATGCAACAGTAGTACTATCTCGTGATATCGCATCACTAGGTATTTACCCAGCGGTTGACCCACTTGATTCGTCTTCACGTCAACTTGATCCATTAGTAATCGGTCAAGAGCATTACGATGCTGCACGTGGCGTTCAAACAGTACTTCAACGTTATAAAGAGCTTAAAGACATCATCGCTATCTTAGGTATGGATGAGTTGTCTGATGAAGATAAAAACACAGTAATGCGCGCGCGTAAGATTGAGAAATTCCTTTCTCAGCCTTTCTTCGTAGCTGAAGTATTTACTGGTGCTTCTGGTAAATATGTATCTCTTAAAGATACTATTGCTGGCTTCAACGGCATCTTAAACGGTGAGTTTGATGATCTTCCAGAGCAAGCTTTCTACATGGTTGGTTCTATCGAAGAAGCGATTGAAAAAGCTAAAAACATGTAA
- the atpG gene encoding F0F1 ATP synthase subunit gamma encodes MASGKEIKSKIGSIKNTQKITSAMEKVAASKMKRAQERMALSRPYADNLRKVIGRVARANLDFHHPFLEERDVKKVGYIVISTDRGLCGGLNTNMFKTLVQDIQKFKADKVDVEFAAIGTKATNFLYRFEDTVQAQTSGFGDKPTLQDIIGPVKVMLDAYSEGKIDRLFVVYNKFVNTMKQEPKIDQLLPLPKAEEEVSAYAWDYLYEPSPEATLETLLTRFIESQVYQGVVENVASEQAARMIAMKGATDNAGDLIDELQLIYNKARQAAITQEISEIVGGSAAV; translated from the coding sequence ATGGCTAGCGGAAAAGAGATAAAAAGCAAGATCGGTAGTATTAAAAATACTCAAAAGATCACTAGCGCAATGGAAAAAGTTGCTGCGTCCAAAATGAAAAGGGCGCAAGAACGCATGGCTTTAAGCCGTCCATACGCTGATAATTTACGTAAAGTGATCGGTCGTGTTGCTCGAGCTAATCTAGATTTTCATCACCCGTTCTTAGAAGAACGTGATGTGAAGAAAGTTGGTTATATTGTTATCTCTACAGATCGTGGTCTGTGTGGTGGTTTGAACACTAATATGTTCAAAACATTAGTACAAGATATTCAAAAATTTAAAGCTGATAAAGTAGATGTAGAGTTTGCTGCCATAGGCACTAAAGCTACTAACTTCTTATATCGCTTTGAAGATACTGTACAAGCACAAACTTCTGGTTTTGGAGATAAGCCTACACTACAAGACATTATAGGTCCTGTAAAAGTTATGCTAGATGCATACAGTGAAGGTAAAATAGACCGTTTATTCGTGGTATATAACAAGTTTGTTAATACTATGAAACAAGAGCCAAAGATCGATCAGTTATTACCTTTGCCTAAAGCTGAAGAAGAAGTATCAGCCTACGCTTGGGATTACTTATATGAACCAAGTCCAGAGGCTACTTTAGAAACTCTGTTAACGCGTTTCATTGAGTCTCAGGTTTACCAAGGTGTGGTTGAAAATGTAGCTTCAGAGCAAGCCGCGCGTATGATCGCCATGAAAGGCGCAACAGATAACGCAGGCGACTTGATCGATGAGCTTCAACTTATTTATAACAAAGCTCGTCAAGCTGCTATCACACAAGAGATCAGTGAGATTGTAGGCGGTTCAGCGGCTGTTTAA
- the atpA gene encoding F0F1 ATP synthase subunit alpha yields MQLNSTEISELIKQRIEKFEVVSEARNEGTIVSVTDGIIRIHGLADCMQGEMIELPGSRYAIALNLERNSVGAVVMGAYADLKEGVKVLSTGRILEVPVGPGLLGRVVNTLGAPIDGKGAVDNDGFEPVEKIAPGVIERQSVDEPVQTGYKSIDAMIPVGRGQRELVIGDRQTGKTALAIDAIIAQKNTGVKCVYVAVGQKASTIANVVRKLEEHGALENTIVVVASASESAALQFLAPFSGCTMGEYFRDRGEDALIVYDDLSKQAVAYRQISLLLKRPPGREAYPGDVFYLHSRLLERASRVNADYVEKFTNGAVKGKTGSLTALPIIETQGGDVSAFVPTNVISITDGQIFLETDLFNSGIRPAVNAGISVSRVGGAAQTKIVKKLGGGIRLALAQYRELAAFSQFASDLDDATRAQLEHGERVTELMKQNQYAPMSVADMSLSLFAAEKGYLQDIEIEKILDFEASLIAFANSEYAQLVAQINETGNYNAEIEAQLKELLKKFKATQTW; encoded by the coding sequence ATGCAACTTAATTCCACTGAAATTTCAGAACTAATCAAACAACGTATTGAGAAGTTCGAAGTTGTTAGTGAAGCTCGTAACGAAGGTACTATCGTATCTGTTACTGACGGTATTATCCGTATTCATGGCCTTGCAGACTGTATGCAAGGTGAGATGATTGAGCTTCCAGGTAGCCGTTACGCTATCGCACTAAACCTTGAACGCAATTCAGTAGGCGCCGTAGTAATGGGCGCTTATGCTGATTTGAAAGAAGGCGTAAAAGTATTATCTACTGGCCGTATCCTTGAAGTACCTGTAGGTCCAGGTTTACTTGGTCGTGTTGTAAACACACTAGGTGCTCCGATCGATGGTAAAGGCGCAGTAGACAACGATGGTTTCGAACCAGTTGAGAAAATCGCACCAGGCGTTATCGAACGTCAATCAGTAGATGAGCCAGTTCAAACTGGTTACAAATCTATCGATGCGATGATCCCAGTAGGTCGTGGTCAACGTGAACTTGTAATCGGTGATCGCCAAACAGGTAAAACTGCTTTAGCAATCGATGCAATCATTGCACAAAAAAATACTGGCGTTAAATGTGTATACGTAGCAGTAGGCCAAAAGGCTTCTACAATTGCTAACGTAGTACGCAAGCTAGAAGAGCATGGCGCTCTAGAGAACACGATTGTTGTTGTTGCTTCAGCTTCTGAATCAGCTGCGCTTCAGTTCCTAGCACCATTCTCTGGTTGTACTATGGGTGAATACTTCCGTGACCGCGGTGAAGATGCATTAATCGTATATGATGATCTGTCTAAGCAAGCAGTTGCTTACCGTCAAATCTCATTACTACTTAAGCGTCCACCAGGTCGTGAAGCGTACCCAGGTGACGTTTTCTACCTTCACAGTCGTCTTCTTGAACGTGCATCTCGTGTAAACGCAGATTACGTTGAAAAATTCACTAACGGCGCAGTGAAAGGTAAAACAGGTTCATTGACAGCATTGCCTATCATTGAAACTCAAGGTGGTGACGTTTCTGCGTTCGTACCTACTAACGTTATCTCTATCACTGATGGTCAGATCTTCTTAGAAACTGATTTATTTAACTCAGGTATCCGTCCAGCTGTAAATGCTGGTATCTCGGTATCTCGTGTTGGTGGTGCAGCGCAAACTAAGATCGTTAAGAAACTAGGTGGTGGTATCCGTCTAGCGTTAGCTCAGTACCGTGAGTTAGCGGCATTCTCTCAGTTTGCATCTGATCTTGATGATGCAACTCGTGCTCAATTAGAGCATGGTGAGCGTGTTACAGAGCTTATGAAGCAAAACCAGTATGCTCCAATGTCTGTTGCTGATATGTCTCTATCACTATTTGCTGCTGAAAAAGGTTACTTACAAGATATCGAAATCGAAAAGATTTTAGATTTTGAAGCAAGCCTAATCGCATTTGCTAATAGCGAATACGCACAGTTAGTGGCTCAAATTAACGAAACAGGTAACTATAACGCCGAGATCGAAGCACAGCTTAAAGAACTTCTTAAGAAGTTTAAAGCTACGCAAACTTGGTAA
- the atpH gene encoding F0F1 ATP synthase subunit delta has translation MSELTTIARPYAKAAFEFAVEKQTVSDWNDMLVFAAQVANNQQVSSFIANKAAEEQANIFISVCAEQINEYGQNLVKVLAENGRLAALPEVAELFTEFKAEYDKEIDVDIISAAELAEAQLATLVSALEKRFSRKIKLNCSVDETLVGGLIVKAGDNVIDGSLRGKLNRLATTLQS, from the coding sequence ATGTCTGAATTGACTACTATCGCTCGTCCTTACGCTAAAGCAGCTTTTGAATTTGCCGTTGAGAAACAAACTGTTTCTGATTGGAATGACATGTTGGTATTTGCTGCGCAAGTTGCAAATAACCAACAGGTTAGTTCTTTTATCGCAAACAAAGCGGCAGAGGAACAAGCAAATATTTTTATTTCTGTTTGTGCTGAGCAAATCAACGAATACGGGCAAAACTTAGTAAAAGTTTTAGCCGAAAACGGGCGTTTAGCTGCGCTACCAGAAGTTGCTGAATTATTCACTGAATTTAAAGCTGAATATGATAAAGAAATTGATGTTGACATCATTTCTGCAGCTGAGCTTGCAGAAGCTCAACTAGCAACATTGGTTAGCGCGTTAGAAAAACGTTTTTCACGTAAAATTAAGCTGAATTGTAGTGTTGATGAAACACTTGTTGGTGGTCTTATTGTTAAGGCTGGTGATAATGTAATTGATGGCTCACTACGCGGTAAATTAAACCGTTTAGCCACAACACTACAATCGTAA
- the atpF gene encoding F0F1 ATP synthase subunit B, producing the protein MNLNATLLGELIAFVVFVWFCMKFVWPPLNGAIEARQKKIEDGLAATDKAEKDLELARNKATSQLKEAKSQAADIIEQAKKRATQIVDEETQRGHEERENIIAQGHSEIEAERNRVKEDLRKQVASLAVLGAEKIIEREINEAAHSDIVEKLVAEL; encoded by the coding sequence GTGAACTTAAACGCCACTCTATTAGGTGAATTAATTGCATTCGTAGTGTTTGTATGGTTCTGCATGAAGTTTGTGTGGCCACCACTAAATGGTGCAATTGAAGCTCGTCAGAAAAAAATTGAAGATGGTTTAGCCGCTACAGATAAAGCTGAAAAAGATTTAGAACTTGCTCGTAACAAAGCAACTTCTCAACTTAAAGAAGCTAAATCTCAAGCTGCAGATATCATCGAGCAAGCTAAAAAACGTGCTACGCAAATCGTTGATGAGGAAACTCAGCGCGGTCATGAAGAACGTGAAAATATTATTGCTCAAGGTCATTCAGAAATTGAAGCCGAAAGAAATCGTGTAAAAGAAGACCTGCGCAAGCAAGTTGCTTCTTTAGCGGTACTCGGTGCTGAAAAGATCATTGAGCGCGAAATAAACGAAGCTGCACACAGTGACATTGTTGAAAAACTTGTTGCTGAGCTGTAA
- the atpE gene encoding F0F1 ATP synthase subunit C — protein sequence MELVLGLKYIAVALLIGFGAIGTAIGFGNMGGKFLEACARQPDLAPSLQVKMFILAGLIDAVAMIGVGIAMVLLFVL from the coding sequence ATGGAACTAGTATTAGGTCTTAAGTATATCGCTGTAGCTTTACTTATCGGCTTCGGCGCAATCGGTACTGCGATTGGCTTCGGTAACATGGGTGGTAAATTCCTAGAAGCATGTGCTCGTCAACCTGATCTTGCACCTTCACTGCAAGTTAAAATGTTTATTCTTGCTGGTCTGATCGATGCTGTTGCAATGATCGGTGTTGGTATCGCAATGGTATTGTTGTTCGTACTTTAA